Part of the Flavobacterium sp. MDT1-60 genome, TATTGCTGAAAATCTTAATTTGAATCTGTCATCAGGAAAACTCATTTCATTAATTGGTGCAAACGGAATTGGGAAATCAACTTTATTGAGAACCATTACCGGAATTCAACAACCGTTGTCAGGGAAAGTTCTTCTGAATGAAAAAAACATAAATACTTATAACCCTCTAGATTTAGCACAAAATCTAAGTTTGGTTTTAACCGAGAAATTGCCACCAAGCAATCTTTCTGTTTTTGAATTAGTGGCTTTGGGAAGACAGCCATACACGGATTGGATCGGAACTTTATCTCAAACAGATATAGAAAAAGTTCAGGAAGCGATGGTATTAACGCAAATTGAACATTTGGCACAAAAAAGACATTTTGAGATTAGTGACGGTCAATTGCAAAAGGTTTTAATTGCGAGAGCTTTGGCACAAGACACGCCTTTAATTATTCTCGATGAACCTACAACGCATCTCGATTTATTACATAAAGTTTCGCTTTTCAAATTGCTAAAAAAGCTGACACAGGAAACTCAAAAATGTATTTTATTTTCAACACACGATATCGATTTGGCGATTCAGTTAAGCGATGAAATGATCATAATGACGCCGGAATTTGTTGTTCAGGATGAACCATGTAATTTAATTTCAAAAGGAAGTTTCGCTACTTTGTTTAAAGACGAGCATATTATTTTTGATGCTGAAAAAGGGAAGTTTGTGATTACTTAGAATACTTTTTATTAATCTCAATTAATTATGAGTCCCAGCGGGACATTATATTTATAGAATGATAAAGGCATTTTGGCAGAACCCATAGGGGTGAAATATTTATCCATCAAAATAAAAATTATTATATCGCTCCTCTGGAGTTTTAACCTGTGGTAAAATATTATAGCTATAAACATTAAGCTCCTCTGGAGTTTCAAAATAAATTAAACCTTCAACCCAATTTGTCTTTTAGCCTCACCAACTACAAAAGCCACAGAATTTGCAATATTAAAACTACGGATTAATTTCGACATCGGAATCGTTAGATGATTTTCAAAACGTGTTAAAACTGCTGCGCTCAAACCAACGCTTTCTTTTCCGAAAACCAACCAGTCTCCATCTTGAAAATCGGTTTCTAAATATGATTTCTCTGCATGCGAACTCATCAAAAAAACACGTGATTGATCAGGAATCTGCTGAATCCATTCTTCTATATTTTGATATTCGGTCACATCAAGATGTACCCAATAATCCAAACCGGAACGTTTGAGATTTTTATCATTAATCACAAATCCGAAGGGATGAATTAAGTGCAGACGACTTTCTGTGCCCACGCATAAGCGTCCAATATTTCCAGTATTATTTGGTATTTCAGGTTCTACAAGAACAACGTTTAGCATTTTTTAAGTTATTTGTTAAATGTTAGATGTTAAATGTTAGATGTTAGTCTGTAACTATCTAATTTTCAAATTATCTAATTGACACATTTTCTAATTAGTTTTCTAATTTAAAATCTGAAACTTCCAGAACATCTCCAGCTTTTAAGTTTTGCAAATATACATTTCCTATTCTAACACGAACTAATCTTAAAGTTGGAAAACCGACCGCCGCTGTCATTTTACGAACCTGACGGAATTTGCCTTCATTTATGGTTATAGAAGCCCAGGAAGTTGGGCCATGACGTTCGTCTCTTATTTTTTTGGCTCTTGGCCCAAAATCAGGAATTTCGGTAACAATAAAGGCTTTACAAGGTTTAGTTTTATATTTTCCACCATCAAAACCAATTTCCACACCTTTTTGCAATTCTTCAATCGCTTCAGGAGTTATCACCCCATCAACCTGAACGTAATATTCCTTGTCTACTTTTTTGCTTCTTATTTGTTCGCTTACTTTTCCGTCGGTTGTAAGTAAAAGCAATCCTTCAGAATCTTCGTCTAAGCGGCCAATTGCCATGGTACCTTCAGGAAAATCATATAATTCACCCAAAAGCTTTTTCTTTCTCTTTAGTTCGTAAATAAATTGGCTTAAATAGCCGTATGGTTTAAAAAGAATGAAGTGATGATGCATGTATTATTTTTAAAGTGCAAAGATAGTTTTGTTTTCAATTCAAGTAAAGAATAATTATTTAATAACCAAAAGCTATGTTAAAGGTCTTATTTTTCCCATTTAAAATTCGTAATATTATGTAGTAATGAAAAAATATAATGTCATGGAAAATAACAATCTAGGTTCCAAAAAAATAAATGGAACACAAAAAAAACATCGATGAATCGAAAGGGAAAAATATTCCACACGATATTGAATTTCATGAATCAGAAATAAAACAAGAAGTAGTAACTGACAAAAGTGGAAACAAAGAAATCGTAGACAGAGTCCGAAATGAAAACGAAAGTTTCCAAGAAACTTCAAAAGATATAAATTCAAATAATCCAAATGCGAATCGTGGGGTGTCCACGGAAGAAGAAGCAAAAAAAACAGTCGAAAATAAAGATCGGAATTCAGATATTACGCCAAATCGTTATCCTAATTCAAATCCGGAAAGTCATGAGGACAGGGGAAATATGAAACTGGATGAGTGATTTTCTTTGTTCATTAAGTCAATCTATAAATTTGATAAAATAAAATGAAAGCTGCCTGAATTTCAGGCAGCTTTTTTTGTCAGGTTTTATGAATAGATAAGTTTTTACGTTTTATACATGATTTAAAAATCTTACAATTAATTTAAGTTTTGACAATATTATCTTAACTTTAAAGGCGATAACTTTAACATCTAAATTTCTATGTCTTAACCTATGAAAAAGATCTACTCAGTTCGCCATTTAATGGCTTTTTTAAGTTTTTTTTATTGCTCGGTGTCTGTCTTTGCTCAGACATTTCCAACAAAACAAACATTGCCTTATGCACAAAATTTTAATGGATTAGGAGTTGTTGATACAGCATATCCGGATGGTTTTCAAGGCTGGACCGCAAGTATATCGCCAGGATCAGCTTTTAATACAAATGCTACTTTAATAGCAGATAGACCTTTGATAGCAAATAGCACAGCGTCTACTAGTAGTGGCAATTTTCATAATTATGATGGAAAAATTGGTTTTTTAAATAATAGTAATCTTGATTTGACAATTGGATTTGCTTTTGATGCTACAAATCAAAAAGCGATTCAGGTTCAATATGATGCGATGACACTTCGTAATCCTTACGGAACAGTAATAAGCGGAACTTCGTCTAATCGTATTAATGAAATGGTCCTGCAATATAGGATTGGTAATACAGCTTCTTTTACTACATTACCGACAACCTTATATTCTAACAATGAAGTTTCACAAATAACGGCTGTTACCACTCCTCAAAATTTAAAAACTTTTAAGATTACGTTACCTGCTGAATGCAACAATCAGCCTGAAGTTCAAATAAGATGGATTTCAAGACAAGTTTCCGGATCAGGTTCAAGACCATCGTTTGCAATAGACAATATAGATATAAAAAGTGATATAGTTGCTCCAGTAAGCGTTGCGGGCTATCCAAAAGCAGATAATATTTTATCAAACAGTTTCGATTTTTCCAATAAATTAGATGAAATCGGAAAAACTTACTATGTTTTACTGCCTGGCGGAAGTGCGACTCCAAGTGTAGTTCAAGTAAAAGCGGGTCAGGATGCTAATAACGCTCCGGCTTTACAATCCGGTTTTTTTGATATTATAGATCCAACTCAGGTATATCTAAAAAGTTTTACCGGACTTTCAATTAGTACTGCTTATTCTGTTTTTTCTATTTCAGAAGATCCATATGGTAACGTTCAGACAACTGTTGTAAAAGTTGATGCTACAACTGCCGCCGCAATAGTTCCATCTGTAACAACCACTGTTGCTTCTTTAGATTTAGGGTTTTCAGAAACAGGCTTTACTTCAGAAAGTGGAAGCTATCAAATTCAGGCAGTTAATCTTTCGGCTAACGTTACAGTTACTGCTACAGGAAATTTTACTATTTCTAAAGATAATACTGCGTTTGGAACTTCTTTAACATACGCCATAGCTGATTTTGCTTTAAATGCAGCACAAACTGTTTATGTTCGTTTTACACCAACTGCTACGGGTAATTTGTCCGGACAGATAACACACGAATCAACGGGAGCGACAAGCAAAATAGTTACTCTTTCAGGAACAGGAATTAATCCGTATTTGCAGGGTTTTAATGATCCGGCCGTTCTAACCAATAGTGGATGGACACAGTATAACGTAGCTGGGACTGCAAATGAGTGGACGAGTACAACAGTGGCGCGAAACGTCAATTCGGGAACCGGGGCAATACTTGTTAACGGGTATTCTGATAGTGGTGCAAGCAAAGATTGGCTGATTTCACCAAGATTGCGTTTGGATAATTTTAGTCAAATTCCATTATTATCTTTTTACTCCCGCAAGTTTTACGTAGGTTCTGATTTGAAATTAATGGTTTCTGTTAATTATGATGGTAAAAGCAATCCGGAAACAGCAACGTGGACAGAAATACCAGGGGATTTCCCAACTATTACTGGTACTTATAAACAATCGCAATTTATAAATTTAGGACCGTACAAAACGAACAATACTTATGTGGCGTGGGTTTATGTAACTACAGCCGGAGGAGCAAATAATGCGGAAGAATGGTCATTAGACGATGTTGCTATAACAAATGAAGCGGGTTTTGTGGCAGCAAATCCTATTTTAGATTTTGGAGAAGTTAGTATTAATACAATATCAGCAAGTCAGTCTTTTGTTTTCAAAGCAGAGGGTTACAATGACATTACATTAAAAGCTCCGGCAGATTACCAATTGTCTTTGGATAATACTTCATTCCAGTCAGATGTTTTAATAAGTTCAGCTGATGCAATGGCTGGAAAAACAGTTTATGTTCGATTTACGCCTTCTATAAGAACTTTGACTATATCTGGCACTTTAACGGTTACCGGTACCGGTCTAAATAAACAAATAGGATCTTTAACAGGATCTTCATTGCTAAAAGCGGATACTTTTGATATTGTAACCTACAATCTGGAGTTTTTTGGTACTGATGTAAAAGGTACAGATAATGTTGAATTCGGTCCAACAGATGACACTTTACAAATTGAAAATGTTGCTAAAGTGATGAACAAATTAAATGCCGATGTTTATGTTGTTCAGGAAGTTTCAGATGATCCGTCTTTAGATATTTTGATTCAGAAAATTAATATCAACGGAAAAACATTTGATAAATCAATTTCAACATCATGGTCGTATTCGTTTAATGCTGCTGATCCTAATTTTCCTCCCCAAAAATTAGTGGTTCTTTATAACACTCAAACTACTACAGTAAAAAGTACGCGTGTTATGTTTAAGAAATTATATGATGAAGTTCGTGCAGGAACAAAAACGTTACCAAATTATCCAGGAACGACTTCTACGGTTAACACAAGTTCTAGTTTTTTCTCATCAGGACGTTTGCCTTACTTAGTTAAAATAGAAACCAATATTGGAGGAATTAAAAAAGAGATTAATCTGATTGATCTTCACGCACGCGCCAATAGCGGATCAGATATTTCCAGATATAATATGCGTAAATACGATGCTGAATTATTGAAAGACAGTCTGGATGTTGAGTTTCCAAATGCTAATTTTATGATTTTGGGAGATTTTAATGATGATGTCAAAGCATCTGTTATTGCAGGAAATCCTTCGTCATATCAAAAAATAGTTGAAGATAAAAACCGTTATAATACACTTACTTTAGAGATTAGCAAGGCTGGTGCCTATAGCTTTTTGAGTTCAAATGGATTTTTGGATCATATTGTTATTTCTAATGAATTGACAGATCAATATATTCCGAATTCAATTGCTGTTTATGATCCGCGTAATGATATTACCAACTATACCAATACAACTTCAGATCATGGTCCTGTAATTGCCCGTTTTGAATTGAAAAAAGATGTTTTGTCTACAATTGATTTCGGAACAAATAATGGATATTTTGTACAAGCCTATCCTAATCCTGCAACTGATGTTGTAAATGTGACAGTAAAAATGAAAGAGGATAAAATTTTAAAATTACGACTTTATGATATTTCAGGACATTTAGTTGGAAATCCAATTGAAATTAAAGGAACTCAGGAAAAAAACGATGCTGTAATTCAATTAGGCAATCTTAGATCCGGAATTTATGTTTATACCTTAAGTGAAAACAATAACGTTATTTATAGCAATAAAATCATAAAAAAATAAACAGAAATACATTTAAGTAAAAATGGCTGTCCAGTAATAGACAGCCATTTTTTATACTAATTAACTAATTCTCTAAAAGTATCAAAATCCGGTTCAGGAGTTATTTCAAAGAAATATTTCAACTGCCAATTCTGAGTTTTTTTAGCTTGTTTGTTGTTTGTTTCATCCCAAGGCGGGTAAACTCTTACAGCTCTTTTTCCTTCGCTGGTTGCTGTCGAAAAGATTCCTTTTTCAAGTAACACATTTTTAGGAAAAATAAACTGCCCAAAAAGATCATCTTTTCGAACGCTGATAAAAACAAAATCGATTAAATCAGTTGAATCAAAAGGTTCAATTGTTCCTAATCTGCTTCGTTTCCACAAAGTAACAAATTGGCCAGTTTTTGTTGGGGTAATTTTGGCTTCTCTGTAGCAAATAAATTTCTCATTGAGATAGAAACGATAAGCACTGTAATCAATGCTTTCGCTTTCCTGCTGCGGTTGCGAACAGTCAAAATCAAAACAATCATAAACCAGTTCTTTGGCTAAAAGCAAATCTTTGGGGATAGATTTGTGATTTGTCCAATGGTTTTTTACGATCATTTTGAGAAGACTCGCTTTTAAGCTTGTTTTCAAAATTATAGTAGGTTTAGGGGTTACGTAGGTTTTTGGGTGTTAAATATATGGTTTTTTTTATTTAAAATGAAACATTTAGTCCGAAATTTACTCCCCATTGAAATTGGTTAAATGATTGACTGTTTAATGGATTTACATAATAATTCATTGCAGGTTCAACAAAAACATTTGTTTTTTTGTAAACCCGGTATTGCACTGTACTACTTAACGTTGAGCCGTATACAAAATCATTTGCGTTTACATTTTTACCTAATGAATTTCCATCTATTGCAACATTGTTAGATATTAATTTACCAATAAAACCACCTGTATTCAAACTGATAGAAGCTTTGTTTTTAGAAAAAACAGCATACGAAACTTCTAAAGGCATCTCAACATATCGTAAACTTTGATCTAAATTTCCACTTTGTACATTACTACTGCTTACGGCATTTTTAGTGCTGTTTGAAACTAATACATAACTATCATTACTTGCAATTTGAGGAACTGTTGGGTTTTTCATAAAATAATCACCAGTAGTTAAAAAAGCATTGTCGGCAGTTTTTATATAAGAGACATTAGCCACACTCTGACCTAATTCATTGATTTTAAAACCAGAACCAACTGCCCATTTTTTATTGATTTTATATTTAGTTTTAACACCGTAAGTACTACTTTGTTTCGAGTCGTTTACGTTGCCTAAAGTTTTGTCATTTTTATAATTTTCAGAATTGGCAATTCCTGCAAAAACTTCAAGAGCCCATTTTTCAGCTTTTGATGCCGTTTTAGGATCTTTTTCTCTTCCTTTTTTCTCTTCAGGAGTTATACCTTTTTCTAAATTTTGAAGTTCTGCCAACTGAACAGAATCTTGTTTACTCAAAACATTGCTGAATTTAGAATTGCTTTTGGGAGCATTATCGGCAATGGCTTTTTCTGTTTTAACAGTTGTTGTTGTAGCTTCTTTTTTGCGGTCAGCTATTACTTTTTCTTTATTGTTGAAAACTGAATTTGAATTTCCTAAAGCAATAGCTGCAGGATTTGAATTCAATTGATTTTCAAAAATAGAACCTGGCACCTGATCCTTTGAAAAAGAATTAAATTGACTTTGTTTTGTGGTCTTAAAAGTTTTCTCGGTTACAGCCTGATTTCCATTTCTTTTCTCAGCGTTTAAGTTTTGATTTTTTGAAAAAGAATTGAACTGATTTTGATTTCCGGTAGTAAACGTTTTCTCGGCTACAGCCTGATTTCCATTTCTTTTTTCAGGGATTATGTTTTGATTCTTCGAAAAAGAATTGAGCTGATTTTGATTTCCGGTAGTAAACGTTTTTTCGGCTACAGCCTGATTTCCGTTTCTTTTCTCAGCGTTTAAGTTTTTATTTTTTGAAAAAGAATTGAACTGATTTTGATTTCCGGTTCTAAAAGTTTTCTCAGCTACAGTCTGATTTCCATTTCTTTTTTCAGCATTTAAATTTTTATTTTTCGAAAGTGAATTGAATTGATTTCCTTTTTCTGAAACAGCTGTTTGTTCAGCTACAGTTTGATTTGTATTTCTTTTTTTTGAATTTAGATTTGCATCTGAAGAACCAGGATTGCTTTTATTTTTAGAATCAGCATGGGCTACTGCAGTTTCTGTTGTTTGATTTCCTTCAGAATTACCAGAGCTGTTTTTTGAGCTTTCTATAGAAGAACTTTGTACAATTCCTGACTTATTTTCGATATCCTTTTCTGTAGCTATTGTTTTTGTATTGTTACTGTTTTTTTTGTGCTCATCGATAACAACACTATTGTTTCCTCGGGCACCATTATTTATAGTTTTGATTCCGTTGTTTGAGCTAAAATATAAAACAGAAGGCAGTAACAAGCCTAATAACAGGCATGCCGCTGCTGACCACCAAAGAATAGCTCTCTTTTTCTTTTTTGGTTTGTCAAGTTTTTCCTCAATGTTTGCCCACAATTCAGGGGGTGGAACACTTGAAAAGTTTTCCATTGATGAAAAAATATCTTCTATATTCTGCTTTTTCATGCTATTTTAAAATTTTTTTTTAAGCTCAAAATCCTTTTCTGCAAAATGCCCTTCGCTCTGTTTAAATTTGATTTTGATGTTCCTTCTGAAATTTTTAGTAACTCGGCTATGTCTTTGTGTTTCATCTTTTCAAAAACATACAAGTTAAAGACAGTCCGGTATTGATCAGGTAAATCCCGAATATATTCCAGTAATTTTTCTTGCTCTATCGGAATTGTATCTAATTCTTCCTCT contains:
- a CDS encoding ABC transporter ATP-binding protein; the encoded protein is MKTILETSNLTIGYKSKKATVAIAENLNLNLSSGKLISLIGANGIGKSTLLRTITGIQQPLSGKVLLNEKNINTYNPLDLAQNLSLVLTEKLPPSNLSVFELVALGRQPYTDWIGTLSQTDIEKVQEAMVLTQIEHLAQKRHFEISDGQLQKVLIARALAQDTPLIILDEPTTHLDLLHKVSLFKLLKKLTQETQKCILFSTHDIDLAIQLSDEMIIMTPEFVVQDEPCNLISKGSFATLFKDEHIIFDAEKGKFVIT
- a CDS encoding tRNA (cytidine(34)-2'-O)-methyltransferase is translated as MLNVVLVEPEIPNNTGNIGRLCVGTESRLHLIHPFGFVINDKNLKRSGLDYWVHLDVTEYQNIEEWIQQIPDQSRVFLMSSHAEKSYLETDFQDGDWLVFGKESVGLSAAVLTRFENHLTIPMSKLIRSFNIANSVAFVVGEAKRQIGLKV
- a CDS encoding pseudouridine synthase, coding for MHHHFILFKPYGYLSQFIYELKRKKKLLGELYDFPEGTMAIGRLDEDSEGLLLLTTDGKVSEQIRSKKVDKEYYVQVDGVITPEAIEELQKGVEIGFDGGKYKTKPCKAFIVTEIPDFGPRAKKIRDERHGPTSWASITINEGKFRQVRKMTAAVGFPTLRLVRVRIGNVYLQNLKAGDVLEVSDFKLEN
- a CDS encoding T9SS-dependent choice-of-anchor J family protein — its product is MKKIYSVRHLMAFLSFFYCSVSVFAQTFPTKQTLPYAQNFNGLGVVDTAYPDGFQGWTASISPGSAFNTNATLIADRPLIANSTASTSSGNFHNYDGKIGFLNNSNLDLTIGFAFDATNQKAIQVQYDAMTLRNPYGTVISGTSSNRINEMVLQYRIGNTASFTTLPTTLYSNNEVSQITAVTTPQNLKTFKITLPAECNNQPEVQIRWISRQVSGSGSRPSFAIDNIDIKSDIVAPVSVAGYPKADNILSNSFDFSNKLDEIGKTYYVLLPGGSATPSVVQVKAGQDANNAPALQSGFFDIIDPTQVYLKSFTGLSISTAYSVFSISEDPYGNVQTTVVKVDATTAAAIVPSVTTTVASLDLGFSETGFTSESGSYQIQAVNLSANVTVTATGNFTISKDNTAFGTSLTYAIADFALNAAQTVYVRFTPTATGNLSGQITHESTGATSKIVTLSGTGINPYLQGFNDPAVLTNSGWTQYNVAGTANEWTSTTVARNVNSGTGAILVNGYSDSGASKDWLISPRLRLDNFSQIPLLSFYSRKFYVGSDLKLMVSVNYDGKSNPETATWTEIPGDFPTITGTYKQSQFINLGPYKTNNTYVAWVYVTTAGGANNAEEWSLDDVAITNEAGFVAANPILDFGEVSINTISASQSFVFKAEGYNDITLKAPADYQLSLDNTSFQSDVLISSADAMAGKTVYVRFTPSIRTLTISGTLTVTGTGLNKQIGSLTGSSLLKADTFDIVTYNLEFFGTDVKGTDNVEFGPTDDTLQIENVAKVMNKLNADVYVVQEVSDDPSLDILIQKININGKTFDKSISTSWSYSFNAADPNFPPQKLVVLYNTQTTTVKSTRVMFKKLYDEVRAGTKTLPNYPGTTSTVNTSSSFFSSGRLPYLVKIETNIGGIKKEINLIDLHARANSGSDISRYNMRKYDAELLKDSLDVEFPNANFMILGDFNDDVKASVIAGNPSSYQKIVEDKNRYNTLTLEISKAGAYSFLSSNGFLDHIVISNELTDQYIPNSIAVYDPRNDITNYTNTTSDHGPVIARFELKKDVLSTIDFGTNNGYFVQAYPNPATDVVNVTVKMKEDKILKLRLYDISGHLVGNPIEIKGTQEKNDAVIQLGNLRSGIYVYTLSENNNVIYSNKIIKK
- a CDS encoding MepB family protein, translated to MKTSLKASLLKMIVKNHWTNHKSIPKDLLLAKELVYDCFDFDCSQPQQESESIDYSAYRFYLNEKFICYREAKITPTKTGQFVTLWKRSRLGTIEPFDSTDLIDFVFISVRKDDLFGQFIFPKNVLLEKGIFSTATSEGKRAVRVYPPWDETNNKQAKKTQNWQLKYFFEITPEPDFDTFRELVN